A region of Anolis sagrei isolate rAnoSag1 chromosome 2, rAnoSag1.mat, whole genome shotgun sequence DNA encodes the following proteins:
- the LOC137096247 gene encoding gastrula zinc finger protein XlCGF7.1-like has product MDDDQDWDHDAAYISPEGTYLTPVPPLGGNERSQLKPPEFEKSFPRPISFDKGERAAPTEENVHRCLDCGKTFNLASKLKLHQKIHSEEKPFECPECGRHFRHKGNLQTHQRIHVRDKPFRCEECGRCFSYSWILQKHLKFHESRRGPVVEKAAPSWVGPQKDHSLNGEAIPPNAGPPAEVEVLTRVVD; this is encoded by the coding sequence ATGGATGACGACCAAGATTGGGACCATGATGCGGCCTACATTTCCCCAGAAGGCACTTACTTGACCCCTGTCCCGCCACTcggaggaaatgagagaagccagctgaagccccccgagttTGAGAAGAGCTTCCCCCGACCGATCTCCTTCGACAAAGGAGAGAGAGCCGCTCCCACGGAGGAGAACGTGCACCGGTGTTTGGACTGTGGCAAGACCTTCAACCTGGCCTCGAAGCTGAAGCTGCACCAGAAGATCCACTCCGAGGAGAAGCCCTTCGAGTGTCCCGAGTGCGGGCGGCACTTCCGCCACAAGGGAAACCTCCAAACGCACCAGAGGATCCACGTCCGGGACAAGCCCTTCCGCTGTGAGGAGTGCGGCCGCTGCTTCAGCTACAGCTGGATCCTCCAGAAGCATCTGAAGTTCCACGAAAGCAGGAGGGGCCCCGTGGTGGAGAAAGCGGCCCCGTCGTGGGTCGGGCCCCAAAAGGATCACTCGCTCAACGGAGAAGCCATTCCTCCCAATGCGGGTCCACCCGCCGAAGTAGAAGTGTTGACGCGGGTTGTCGACTGA
- the LOC132766219 gene encoding zinc finger protein 420-like, giving the protein MTYHLYPYPGADTREKSYKCVECGKSFSWRSSLTIHLRTHTGDKPHRCVECGKSFIRRGELRSHQRTHTGEKPYECIECGKNFSQSGALRSHQRTHTGEKPYECTECGKSFIRSGQLHCHQRTHTGEKPYECVECGKSFRWSSEFAKHRRIHTAEKSYKCLEFGMSFSDGGSLNEHQQIDTGEIPYKCLGCGLSFSDNSTLTKHQSIHAGEKPYECMECGKTFSQTGQLLCHQRIHTGEKPYKCIECGKTFSQAGSLHSHQRTHTGEKPYKCIECGKTFAQVGHLHSHRRTHTGEKPYKCMECGKNFSQSSHLHYHQRTHTKEMPYKCAECGMSFSEGGTCRRHERIHTGEKPYKCIECGKGFSRSTHLRYHQRVHTGEMPYKCTECGMGFNGERSLTKHQRIHTGEMPYKCTECGVSFSDSGTCRKHQRTHTGEKPYKCIDCGRSFSRSAHLRSHLRIHTGEVPYKCMECGMNFSSGRSLSKHQIIHGREMPYKCIECGTSFSNGRSLTNHQRIHTGEKPYKCMECGESFRNASTCARHKRIHTGEKHYQRVSK; this is encoded by the coding sequence ATGACATACCATTTGTACCCCTATCCCGGGGCAGACACAAGGGAGAAGTCGTATAAATGTGTCGaatgtgggaaaagcttcagtTGGAGAAGTTCTCTTACTATACATCTAAGGACCCACACGGGGGATAAGCCACATCGatgcgtggaatgtggaaagagcttcattcgAAGAGGAGAGCTGCGTTCCCATCAACggacgcacacaggggagaagccatacgaATGCATCGAATGTGGGAAGAACTTCTCTCAAAGTGGAgctctgcgttcccatcaaaggacccacacaggggagaagccatacgaATGcacagaatgtggaaagagcttcattcgCAGTGGACAGTTGCAttgccatcaaaggacccacacaggggagaagccatacgaATGcgtagaatgtggaaagagcttccggTGGAGTTCGGAATTTGCTAAACATCGACGAATTCACACAGCTGAGAAGTCATACAAGTGCCTGGAATTTGGAATGAGTTTCAGCGATGGTGGATCATTAAATGAACATCAACAAATTGACACAGGGGAGATCCCATATAAATGTCTGGGATGTGGACTGAGTTTCAGTGATAATAGTACACTTACTAAACACCAGAGCATTCAcgcaggagagaaaccatatgaatgcatggaatgtgggaagaCCTTCTCGCAGACCGGACAGCTGCTTtgccatcaaaggatccacacaggggagaagccctataaatgtatagaatgtggaaagacctTCTCTCAGGCTGGGTCGctgcattcccatcaaaggacccacacgggagagaagccctataaatgcatagaatgtggaaagacctTTGCTCAGGTTGGACATCTGCATTCCCATcgaaggacccacacaggagagaagccttataaatgcatggaatgtggaaagaacttcagtcaAAGTAGCCATCTGCATTAccaccaaaggacccacacaAAGGAGATGCCGTATAAATGCGCCGAATGTGGAATGAGCTTCAGTGAAGGTGGAACATGCAGAAGACATGAAAGAATccatacaggggagaaaccatacaaatgcatTGAATGTGGGAAAGGTTTCAGTCGGAGCACACATCTGCGTTACCATcaaagagtccacacaggggaGATGCCATATAAATGCACGGAATGTGGAATGGGCTTCAATGGTGAGAGATCGTTGACTaaacatcaaagaattcacacaggGGAGATGCCATATAAATGCACAGAATGTGGAGTGAGCTTCAGTGACAGTGGAACGTGCAGGaaacatcaaagaacccacacaggggagaagccatataaatgcatcgACTGTGGAAGAAGTTTCAGTCGGAGCGCACATCTGCGTTCCCATCTAAGGATCCACACCGGAGAggtgccatataaatgcatggaatgtggaatgaatttcAGTAGTGGTAGATCATTAAgtaaacatcaaataatccatGGAAGGGAGATGCCatataaatgcatagaatgtggaacgAGTTTCAGTAACGGAAGATCGTTAACTAATCACCAAAgaattcacacaggggagaagccttataaatgtatggaatgtggggaGAGCTTCAGGAATGCTTCAACGTGTGCCAGGCATAAAAGAATACACACGGGGGAGAAGCATTACCAAAGGGTCTCAAAATGA